The stretch of DNA AAAAGGAAGGCGTCCCACGATTACCTCCTTGCTGCTGGCAGGTTGCAATTTGACCTGCTGAAGCTGCAGCTTGCCCTTCTGCCAGCGCCGCCGGAAATACGCCATCCCCATCAAAGCGGCAGCAGCCACAACGATAGGCCAGAGCTTGTTGCTCTCCTTAGCACTCCTGTACAGCAATATAAGTTGCTTCTGCCACCACGCGTTGCGTGGGGCTCCAGAACCATCAGGCTTGCTCTCCTCAccggaagcaacaacattggacgaATCAGTGACAGGGTCAACATTTTGGAGCGTTGTATTTTCTTCGGTCTTCTCCTTGGCACTCTGGGTAGCTTCTTTCTCAGCATCAGTTGCACTGTAACCAGAAGATGAGAACGCAACCGGGTCTTTTCCAACCGGACTGCCCCTGTGCAACTCGCTGCCATCATCAGGTTCCATATCGACAGAGGAAAGGCTTTTCCCTTTGTCAAAGGACGGAGTCCTGTCAAGGCCATCATGCTTCAGTTTCTCCTGCCGGTCTTCCTCCCTATCATCATCGTCGCCCATGTCAGAGACTGCGTACTGGCTGCCGCGCGCCTCCTGCCGCTCTATGCTAGTATCAGCTCCCATGAGGAGATTCTCAGCCTCATTCTGCGGCACCGAGAAGTGGCCAGACATCAGCAGTGCCGCGGCTGCTGAATCATCCCCCTTTGTGCCATACACATGGCCTTCAGACTCCTCGTCAAAAGGTTCAGGTTCAGATCTCGCTGGACCAGGCGCAGACGCGTAGTTGGATGCGGTGAGCTGCACAACCTCCCAGTCATTCCCACGGGGAGAAGTCTGCCCGGTGCCACTCTGGTCAGGCTCCATCTTCCAGCTGCAGTGATCGATCAAAGTCAGAAAACTCATGACAAGCAATTTAGCTAGAGACGTGCAGGTTTCAGCAAAGGAATCATAACTTGCACACTTTTTCAGTAGTGTAACCTGTGACTGGGAATTTAGAATAACTGATCCGTAAAAACTGAAATAACTACTGCAGTAGTAAACAGTGGACTGTCGAGATGCAATATAGGGGAGCTGTGATAAGCTACTGGAAGAATATGCAGACGTAACATAGTTCAGAAACAGAGGAGGCGCAGTGAGCTTAACGTTTATCGCAAACCCCGGGCAGAGATGAGGTAGCTAGAGACGTGCATGTTTCAGCAAAGGAATCATAAGCTGCACACTTGTTCAGTAGTGTAAAATTGATGCGTGCGGTTTCGCGGTTACCTGTGACTGACTGGGAATTTAGAACAACTGATCCGTAATAAAAACTAAAAAAGTAGTACTCTCCCTCTGTGAACGAATATAAGACGTGTTTTAGATTGCTGTAATAAACAGCGCTGGGCACTGTCCAGATGCGATGTTAGAGGAGCTATTTTAAGCTACGTACAAGACTATGCAGGAGTAACAGAGTTGAGAAACAGAGCAAGTGCGGTGAACCTATCGTCTATTAGTACACACTCCGGGCAGGATCAGCTGGCTACGTAGCCCTACTGATTTCAGGCAGCAGATATTTACAGATCAGCATCATAACCGTACGTAAGAGCGCAATCCCATCAGCCAAAACTAACACGCCCGCTAGAATCCCGAGCAGGCACGAGAAGGTAAAACGAACGAAGTGGGGGTTTGGTCCAAGGGCCTAGTTTGCCCCGTGAGCGCGAACCAAGAGGGCACGAGCAGTTAATCGACTAGCTGGACGGGAGCGGGCAGAGGAGGGGCCAGGCCGGCAGCCGGCCGGAGACTTGGCGCGAGAGGGGATCCGATCGGAACCTCGGCCGGCCGGGGCTGGAGGAAGGGGCTGGGGGAATCCGTACCGGCGAGCGGAGCGGAGCAGAGCAGAGGCTTCAGTCGCAgtcgcggcggcggcagcgatcGATCGCCGAATTATTAACGGGGAAAGTGGGGAGAGGAGGAAGAGTCCGGAGTGAGGCGTGGCGTCACGTTTGCTTGCGCCCCGGGAgatttttcccttcctcttttttcTGTTCTTTTTGTTCCTAGTGGAGGTGGTGGAGACTGGAGAGAGCAGACAGATATTTTCTACCGCGACCGACCGCGAGAAGCCTCTCGCTGCCGGGCT from Triticum dicoccoides isolate Atlit2015 ecotype Zavitan chromosome 6A, WEW_v2.0, whole genome shotgun sequence encodes:
- the LOC119318588 gene encoding ATG8-interacting protein 1-like isoform X2; translated protein: MEPDQSGTGQTSPRGNDWEVVQLTASNYASAPGPARSEPEPFDEESEGHVYGTKGDDSAAAALLMSGHFSVPQNEAENLLMGADTSIERQEARGSQYAVSDMGDDDDREEDRQEKLKHDGLDRTPSFDKGKSLSSVDMEPDDGSELHRGSPVGKDPVAFSSSGYSATDAEKEATQSAKEKTEENTTLQNVDPVTDSSNVVASGEESKPDGSGAPRNAWWQKQLILLYRSAKESNKLWPIVVAAAALMGMAYFRRRWQKGKLQLQQVKLQPASSKEVIVGRLPFDHTSQIFHATEQTSLA
- the LOC119318588 gene encoding ATG8-interacting protein 1-like isoform X1 — protein: MEPDQSGTGQTSPRGNDWEVVQLTASNYASAPGPARSEPEPFDEESEGHVYGTKGDDSAAAALLMSGHFSVPQNEAENLLMGADTSIERQEARGSQYAVSDMGDDDDREEDRQEKLKHDGLDRTPSFDKGKSLSSVDMEPDDGSELHRGSPVGKDPVAFSSSGYSATDAEKEATQSAKEKTEENTTLQNVDPVTDSSNVVASGEESKPDGSGAPRNAWWQKQLILLYRSAKESNKLWPIVVAAAALMGMAYFRRRWQKGKLQLQQVKLQPASSKERINQATVPLNRIKDILVAGNHPSPAAHGNARLG